Proteins co-encoded in one Natrinema sp. CBA1119 genomic window:
- a CDS encoding MarR family transcriptional regulator — MSHQQSPILTRERDRKYNAVFRAIARSDEPPTRQELTDETNLSDSQIARVLRALDDHGRVRQVTDDADGRIVRYEISPGIDK; from the coding sequence ATGAGCCACCAACAGAGCCCGATCCTCACGCGCGAACGCGACCGGAAGTACAACGCCGTGTTCCGGGCGATCGCCCGTTCCGACGAGCCCCCGACGCGCCAGGAACTCACGGACGAGACGAACCTCTCGGACTCACAGATCGCTCGCGTGCTCCGAGCGCTCGACGACCACGGCCGCGTTCGACAGGTCACAGACGACGCGGACGGCCGAATCGTCCGCTACGAAATCTCGCCAGGTATCGACAAATGA